One window from the genome of Pararhizobium gei encodes:
- a CDS encoding peroxidase-related enzyme (This protein belongs to a clade of uncharacterized proteins related to peroxidases such as the alkylhydroperoxidase AhpD.) encodes MSRTVHDFTTDIPVWKPYVTPLDLAEASTEQLEALKVTPSNNKVSDYVLVLAHDVETLKHRTPLFNAVMYNRDGLSRAEREIGAVGASIVNRCIYCAAVHASRYNQLTKDEDVIAAIFANGVDAQIGPRLKAILTFAVKLSKCPSEANADDMAALVEVGLGKDEILDLILSVSLFGWANRLMHTLGEPVSA; translated from the coding sequence ATGAGCAGAACGGTTCACGATTTCACCACCGACATCCCGGTCTGGAAGCCGTACGTGACGCCGCTGGACCTTGCCGAGGCTAGCACTGAGCAACTGGAAGCCTTGAAGGTCACTCCGTCTAATAACAAAGTCTCGGACTATGTCCTGGTGCTGGCCCACGATGTCGAAACGCTGAAGCACCGGACGCCGCTGTTCAACGCGGTGATGTACAATCGCGACGGTCTGTCGCGGGCCGAACGCGAGATCGGGGCTGTCGGGGCGTCTATCGTCAACCGCTGTATCTACTGTGCCGCCGTTCATGCCAGCCGGTACAACCAGCTGACCAAGGACGAGGATGTGATCGCGGCGATCTTTGCCAATGGTGTTGATGCGCAGATCGGCCCGCGCCTGAAAGCGATCCTGACGTTTGCAGTCAAGCTTTCGAAATGCCCTTCCGAGGCGAATGCCGACGACATGGCGGCGCTGGTAGAGGTAGGTCTCGGCAAAGACGAAATCCTCGACCTTATCCTGTCCGTATCCCTGTTCGGCTGGGCCAACCGGCTGATGCATACGCTTGGCGAGCCGGTCAGCGCATGA
- a CDS encoding CMD domain-containing protein: MAGNEDVVAAIAGIEPGGALAGIVAGRADIMALTQKTHDGALTPDNPGGLSDAERAALAWRVAKINDHKGFEDHFEAMLEKAGAPEQAARLADIWFNGGSDARARAIIRHVDLVAHSPKDATRHDIELLQEAGLADADIVRLAELVAFVSYQIRVAAGLQLMQRFA; this comes from the coding sequence ATGGCTGGAAACGAAGACGTGGTTGCCGCGATCGCCGGCATCGAGCCCGGCGGAGCGCTGGCCGGAATTGTGGCCGGGCGGGCCGATATCATGGCGCTGACCCAGAAGACGCATGATGGTGCCCTGACGCCGGACAATCCGGGCGGGCTCTCGGATGCCGAGCGCGCAGCGCTCGCCTGGCGTGTCGCTAAAATAAATGATCACAAGGGCTTCGAGGACCATTTCGAAGCCATGCTGGAAAAGGCCGGTGCGCCGGAACAGGCCGCGCGCCTGGCCGACATCTGGTTTAACGGCGGCAGCGACGCGCGTGCCAGGGCCATCATCCGGCATGTCGACCTCGTCGCCCATTCGCCGAAGGATGCCACGCGGCACGATATCGAGTTGCTGCAAGAGGCGGGACTTGCCGATGCCGACATCGTGCGGCTGGCGGAGCTTGTCGCCTTCGTCAGCTATCAGATCAGGGTCGCCGCCGGCCTGCAACTGATGCAGAGGTTCGCATGA
- a CDS encoding NAD(P)-binding domain-containing protein encodes MVYDAQAPLPSAAKSLAELGQRVRDDLACLCYPQVNWVVPTACEDHVHDVVVIGGGMCGLVASFALKSAGIRNFRTFDRSPAGFEGPWLTYARMETLRSPKQLTGPAYGMASLTFRAWFTARFGNEAWTILDKIPRPMWMEYLCWYRKVLALPVENDVEVTRILPEGQLLRLTLAGDGAAETSVLARKVVMATGRDGMGRPNIPAFVHGLPQKYWAHSAHKIDFAGLRGKRVVVVGIGASAVDNAAEALEAGAAEVRHLIRRKEMPRINKLMGIGSFGFTAGFPKLGDARRWQIMNYSLRTQTPAPRGSTMRVSRHPNAYFHFDAGVERTELDGEEIVIETSQGRQVRADFMILGTGFGVDPLARKELDGYADKILLWQDRFTPPDDQANSDLGKFPYLADDFTFLEREPGQAPWLANIHSFNSAAAASLGKVSGDIPGISEGAAWLVREIAAKLYEEDFDHYWQRLMDYETPELRGDEWTASPLPEGEETTARKQA; translated from the coding sequence ATGGTATATGACGCACAGGCACCTCTTCCATCTGCAGCCAAAAGTCTGGCGGAACTGGGACAGCGCGTCCGCGACGATCTCGCTTGCCTGTGTTATCCGCAGGTCAACTGGGTCGTGCCCACTGCTTGCGAGGATCACGTTCATGACGTGGTCGTCATTGGTGGCGGCATGTGCGGTCTGGTTGCCAGTTTTGCCTTGAAGAGCGCCGGCATTCGGAATTTCCGCACTTTCGATCGTAGTCCGGCCGGCTTCGAAGGGCCATGGCTGACCTATGCGCGCATGGAGACGCTTCGTTCGCCCAAGCAACTGACGGGTCCAGCCTATGGCATGGCTTCGCTCACTTTTCGCGCCTGGTTCACCGCCCGGTTTGGAAACGAGGCATGGACGATCCTCGACAAGATACCGCGCCCGATGTGGATGGAATATCTTTGCTGGTATCGCAAGGTCCTGGCCTTGCCGGTTGAGAACGATGTCGAGGTGACGAGGATTTTGCCGGAGGGTCAATTGCTGCGCTTAACCCTCGCTGGCGATGGTGCTGCCGAAACGTCTGTGCTTGCCCGCAAAGTCGTGATGGCAACCGGCCGTGACGGAATGGGCAGGCCCAACATCCCGGCCTTCGTCCATGGCCTGCCGCAGAAATACTGGGCCCACTCCGCGCACAAAATCGACTTTGCGGGCCTGCGCGGCAAGCGTGTCGTGGTCGTCGGCATCGGCGCGTCTGCCGTTGACAATGCTGCCGAGGCGCTGGAGGCAGGGGCGGCTGAAGTCCGCCATCTTATTCGCCGCAAGGAAATGCCGCGCATCAACAAGCTGATGGGCATCGGCTCTTTCGGCTTCACGGCCGGCTTTCCGAAACTGGGCGATGCCAGGCGCTGGCAGATCATGAACTATTCGTTGCGCACGCAGACGCCGGCACCGCGTGGTTCGACGATGCGCGTGAGCCGGCATCCGAACGCCTATTTCCATTTTGACGCGGGCGTCGAAAGGACGGAACTTGATGGCGAGGAGATCGTGATCGAGACATCGCAGGGCAGACAGGTTCGGGCTGATTTCATGATCCTCGGCACCGGCTTCGGCGTGGATCCGTTGGCCCGCAAGGAACTCGATGGCTATGCGGACAAGATTTTGTTGTGGCAGGACCGCTTTACCCCGCCGGATGATCAGGCAAACAGCGATCTCGGCAAGTTCCCGTACCTGGCAGATGATTTCACCTTTCTGGAACGCGAGCCGGGGCAGGCACCGTGGCTTGCCAATATTCACAGCTTCAATTCGGCGGCCGCTGCAAGCCTCGGCAAGGTCAGCGGCGACATTCCCGGCATCAGCGAAGGTGCGGCCTGGCTCGTGCGGGAAATCGCAGCCAAGCTTTATGAGGAAGATTTCGACCATTATTGGCAACGACTGATGGACTATGAAACGCCTGAATTGCGTGGCGATGAGTGGACGGCGTCACCCTTGCCGGAGGGTGAAGAGACCACCGCCCGCAAACAGGCGTAG
- a CDS encoding NAD/NADP octopine/nopaline dehydrogenase family protein produces the protein MRVGIVGAGSIAFATAALAEQNDHVVTLWSPSGERTKGLAGGEALVAQGAIQGTFHPAVAVNAEALVAAADALVIALPAYGHKTVLDAIAPHVTSLQTVIFSSHASFGALYLSRLLARRGVVATIVAWGTTAVSGRQLSPTLVNVNTVRKQVDIATVPASRSASGLKICKELFGDRFLDRGSLMAIALSNLNPQNHMGIALGNMTRMERGESWSQGQNVTPNVGRLLEDLDRERIAIATKLGLQVRDIFQHFHLSFHVPVNSISEMNQEMHEAGNGGTGPATADSRYVTEDVPFGLVMTAKIGRLAGYPAELHEAGIRIFSSMYGRDFTAENDLLTALELDSMSLEELRHLCHDGFAVATG, from the coding sequence ATGCGGGTAGGAATTGTCGGAGCGGGCTCGATCGCATTCGCCACAGCGGCGCTGGCTGAACAAAATGATCACGTGGTGACCCTATGGTCGCCATCAGGCGAACGCACCAAGGGGCTGGCCGGCGGCGAGGCGCTGGTTGCGCAAGGTGCTATTCAGGGCACCTTCCACCCCGCCGTAGCCGTAAACGCCGAGGCGCTGGTGGCTGCCGCGGACGCGCTGGTCATCGCACTGCCGGCCTATGGTCATAAAACCGTCCTCGACGCGATTGCGCCCCATGTGACGTCGCTGCAGACGGTTATATTCAGCTCTCATGCTTCGTTCGGCGCGCTCTATCTGTCGCGGCTGCTTGCCCGGCGCGGCGTCGTCGCCACGATTGTTGCATGGGGTACGACCGCCGTGTCGGGCAGACAGTTGAGCCCGACCCTGGTCAATGTGAATACGGTTCGCAAACAGGTGGATATTGCAACCGTCCCGGCCTCGCGGAGCGCTTCGGGCCTTAAGATTTGCAAAGAACTGTTCGGTGATCGTTTCCTCGATCGGGGAAGCCTGATGGCAATCGCCCTATCCAATCTTAACCCGCAGAATCATATGGGGATCGCACTCGGCAATATGACGCGCATGGAGCGTGGCGAAAGCTGGAGCCAGGGGCAGAATGTCACGCCGAATGTCGGGCGCCTTCTCGAAGATCTCGACAGGGAACGGATCGCAATCGCGACCAAGCTCGGTCTTCAGGTGCGCGACATCTTTCAGCATTTCCACCTTTCGTTTCATGTGCCGGTCAACTCGATCTCTGAGATGAACCAGGAGATGCACGAAGCCGGCAATGGTGGAACCGGTCCGGCCACAGCCGACAGCCGCTACGTGACGGAGGACGTGCCGTTCGGTCTGGTCATGACGGCCAAGATCGGACGCCTTGCGGGTTATCCCGCAGAATTGCATGAAGCCGGGATACGGATTTTCTCGTCCATGTATGGCCGGGATTTCACCGCGGAGAACGATCTTCTGACGGCTCTGGAACTGGACTCGATGTCGCTCGAGGAACTCCGCCATCTTTGCCATGACGGATTTGCCGTCGCCACCGGCTGA
- the tdh gene encoding L-threonine 3-dehydrogenase produces MTNMMKALVKSRAETGLWMEHVPVPEPGPNDVLIRVKKSAICGTDVHIWNWDQWARKTIPVPMVVGHEFVGEIAEIGTAVTKHHVGERVSGEGHIVCGKCRNCRAGRGHLCRNTLGVGVHRPGSFGEYVCIPEYNVVSIPDDVPDEIAAIFDPFGNAVHTALSFDVVGEDVLVTGAGPIGIMGAMVAKRSGARKVVITDINPVRLALAEKLGIDYVVDASRENLSDVMKRIGMTEGFDVGLEMSGAAPAFRDMIDKMNNGGKIAILGIAPTGFEIDWNKVIFKMLNLKGIYGREMFETWYKMIAFVQGGLDLSPLITHRIGIDDFRDGFEAMRSGNSGKVVMDW; encoded by the coding sequence ATGACCAACATGATGAAAGCCCTCGTCAAATCCCGCGCCGAGACTGGCCTGTGGATGGAGCACGTGCCGGTGCCCGAGCCGGGTCCGAACGACGTGCTGATCAGGGTGAAGAAATCGGCCATCTGCGGCACTGACGTGCATATCTGGAACTGGGACCAGTGGGCGCGGAAGACCATTCCGGTGCCCATGGTCGTCGGCCACGAATTCGTCGGCGAGATCGCGGAAATTGGCACGGCCGTTACCAAGCATCATGTCGGCGAGCGCGTTTCCGGCGAGGGCCATATCGTCTGCGGCAAGTGCCGCAACTGCCGCGCAGGCAGAGGGCATCTCTGCCGCAATACGCTCGGTGTCGGTGTTCATCGGCCCGGTTCCTTTGGCGAGTATGTTTGCATTCCGGAATACAATGTCGTCTCCATTCCCGACGATGTGCCGGATGAAATCGCGGCAATCTTCGATCCCTTCGGCAATGCCGTGCACACGGCACTTTCTTTCGATGTCGTCGGTGAAGATGTTCTGGTCACCGGCGCGGGGCCGATCGGCATCATGGGTGCCATGGTCGCCAAGCGCTCCGGCGCGCGCAAGGTCGTCATCACCGACATTAACCCGGTGCGCCTTGCACTCGCCGAAAAACTCGGCATCGACTATGTCGTCGATGCGTCCAGGGAAAATTTGTCTGATGTGATGAAACGCATCGGCATGACCGAAGGCTTCGATGTCGGGCTCGAGATGTCCGGTGCAGCACCTGCCTTCCGCGACATGATCGACAAGATGAACAATGGCGGCAAGATCGCCATTCTCGGTATCGCCCCCACAGGGTTCGAGATCGACTGGAACAAGGTCATCTTCAAGATGCTGAACCTGAAGGGCATCTACGGCCGGGAAATGTTCGAGACCTGGTACAAGATGATCGCATTTGTCCAGGGCGGGCTCGACCTGTCGCCGCTCATCACCCATCGCATTGGCATCGACGATTTCCGCGACGGTTTCGAGGCCATGAGATCCGGCAATTCCGGCAAGGTGGTCATGGACTGGTGA
- a CDS encoding helix-turn-helix domain-containing protein — protein MLSVNPPEIGPRLQAYRKALNLTLAELAAMSGVSRSMLSEIERGNANPTYGTLWHLTRALKIDLNSLVSGASEERGGPIIDLQPGNLTPTIRSADGSCTLQILSPASMVSLIEWYLLSFEADGELISDPHGSGTIEHLHCTKGEIVVRSAGNTMIVRAGETARYAADVSHSLTSVGNVGAGAFLVVASGDVGPNTQRAPLRSK, from the coding sequence ATGCTTTCGGTCAATCCGCCCGAAATTGGGCCCCGCCTGCAGGCCTACCGGAAGGCATTGAACCTGACATTGGCGGAGCTTGCCGCCATGTCGGGCGTATCGCGGTCCATGTTGTCGGAAATCGAACGCGGCAATGCCAATCCGACCTATGGAACGCTCTGGCATCTGACACGGGCGTTGAAGATCGATCTCAACAGCCTTGTCAGCGGTGCCAGCGAAGAGCGTGGCGGCCCGATCATCGACCTGCAGCCGGGCAATCTGACGCCGACCATCCGCAGCGCGGACGGCAGTTGCACGCTGCAGATCCTGTCGCCGGCCAGCATGGTGTCGCTGATCGAATGGTATCTGCTGAGCTTCGAGGCCGATGGTGAATTGATCAGCGATCCGCATGGATCCGGCACGATCGAGCATCTGCATTGCACCAAGGGCGAGATCGTCGTGCGCAGTGCCGGCAATACGATGATCGTGCGCGCCGGGGAGACGGCACGCTACGCCGCTGATGTGTCCCACTCGCTGACAAGCGTCGGGAACGTCGGAGCCGGGGCGTTCCTGGTGGTCGCATCCGGGGACGTGGGGCCGAACACGCAGCGCGCACCGCTGCGGTCTAAATAA
- a CDS encoding glycine C-acetyltransferase, protein MSKAFLSHLSQELEGLKFAGLYKSERVIVSRQAGEIEIASGAKVLNFCANNYLGLANNEELVEAGKKALDRYGYGMASVRFICGTQEEHKQLEARISGFLGMEDTILYSSCFDANGGLFETLLNDEDAIISDALNHASIIDGVRLSKAKRFRYANNDMAALEAELKKADGARFKLIATDGVFSMDGIIANLKGVCDLAEKYGAMVMVDDSHAVGFVGKHGRGSAEYCGVEGRVDIITGTLGKALGGASGGYTSGKREVVDWLRQRSRPYLFSNTLAPVIAAASLKVFDLIDNGDALRSRLEDNATLFRTEMSRLGFTLAGDGHPIIPVMLGDASVAQDMAAKMLEKGVYVVGFAFPVVPKGQARIRTQMSAAHSEADVRRAIAVFEEVGRELGVI, encoded by the coding sequence ATGAGCAAAGCATTTTTGTCCCATCTTTCCCAGGAACTCGAGGGGCTGAAGTTCGCCGGGCTTTACAAGTCCGAGCGGGTGATCGTTTCCAGGCAAGCCGGCGAGATCGAGATCGCTTCCGGGGCGAAGGTCCTGAACTTCTGCGCCAACAACTATCTGGGTCTCGCCAACAATGAGGAACTTGTCGAGGCGGGCAAAAAAGCGCTCGACCGTTACGGTTACGGCATGGCGTCAGTCCGCTTCATCTGCGGTACGCAGGAGGAACACAAGCAACTCGAAGCGCGCATTTCGGGCTTTCTCGGCATGGAGGACACAATCCTTTATTCGTCCTGCTTCGATGCCAATGGCGGGCTGTTCGAGACGCTGCTCAACGACGAGGACGCGATCATTTCCGATGCACTCAACCACGCCTCGATTATCGATGGCGTGCGCCTCTCCAAGGCCAAACGCTTCCGTTACGCCAACAACGACATGGCGGCACTGGAAGCGGAATTGAAGAAGGCGGACGGCGCGCGCTTCAAGCTGATCGCCACAGACGGCGTTTTCTCGATGGACGGCATTATCGCCAATCTGAAAGGCGTTTGTGATCTTGCCGAAAAATATGGCGCCATGGTCATGGTCGACGACAGCCATGCCGTGGGATTTGTTGGAAAACACGGACGCGGCTCGGCCGAATATTGCGGTGTCGAGGGCCGGGTCGATATCATCACCGGCACGCTTGGCAAGGCGCTTGGCGGCGCGTCCGGCGGCTATACCTCGGGCAAACGCGAGGTCGTGGACTGGCTGCGCCAGCGGTCGCGACCCTATCTGTTTTCCAATACGCTGGCTCCGGTGATTGCCGCAGCTTCGCTGAAGGTTTTCGACCTGATCGACAACGGCGATGCCCTGCGCTCCCGTCTGGAAGACAACGCCACATTGTTTCGCACGGAAATGTCCAGGCTCGGCTTCACCTTGGCCGGCGACGGACATCCGATCATCCCGGTAATGCTCGGTGACGCTTCCGTGGCACAGGACATGGCTGCAAAGATGCTGGAAAAAGGTGTCTATGTGGTTGGTTTCGCCTTTCCCGTCGTGCCGAAGGGCCAGGCTCGCATCCGCACCCAGATGTCGGCCGCTCACAGCGAGGCAGACGTTCGCCGGGCGATTGCCGTATTCGAAGAGGTTGGACGGGAGTTGGGCGTGATTTGA
- a CDS encoding ABC transporter permease, whose product MRDMFSDAPRTALTAFYWTFILYLLLPLTLMMAMSFKDANFVAFPISDWTFDWYVKVMQDKQFLEACLYSIMIAAATTFSATVLGTWIAMLIVAEGIRGRTIIFALACLPAVVPGMISAISLRIFISTIDMPTGTTAIILGHTVHAVPFVVVMALTRLRSMPGNLVDAARDLGADSVVAFLRVTLPYLGPALLGGMIFCVLLSIDDFVRTFFLGGYRPTLPMLIFAKVQGGMSPEINAMATIVLVVTAVVGLYAEHITRRARTR is encoded by the coding sequence ATGCGAGACATGTTTTCCGACGCTCCCCGCACGGCGCTGACGGCGTTTTACTGGACCTTCATCCTCTACCTGCTGCTGCCTCTGACCCTGATGATGGCGATGAGCTTCAAGGACGCCAACTTCGTTGCCTTTCCGATCAGCGACTGGACGTTTGACTGGTACGTAAAGGTCATGCAGGACAAGCAGTTCCTCGAGGCCTGCCTTTATTCGATCATGATCGCCGCGGCGACCACATTCTCGGCAACCGTGCTTGGAACCTGGATCGCCATGCTCATCGTCGCGGAGGGGATACGCGGCCGGACAATCATTTTTGCTCTGGCCTGTCTGCCGGCGGTCGTACCGGGCATGATCTCGGCAATTTCACTGCGCATCTTCATCTCGACCATCGATATGCCGACGGGAACCACGGCCATCATTCTCGGCCATACTGTTCACGCAGTGCCGTTCGTGGTGGTGATGGCGCTGACCCGCCTGCGCTCGATGCCGGGCAATCTCGTCGACGCGGCCCGTGATCTCGGAGCCGATAGCGTTGTGGCTTTTCTGCGTGTCACACTGCCTTATCTCGGGCCGGCACTGCTTGGTGGCATGATCTTTTGCGTGCTCCTGTCGATCGACGACTTTGTCCGCACCTTTTTCCTGGGTGGCTATCGGCCGACACTTCCCATGCTGATCTTTGCCAAGGTGCAGGGCGGGATGTCTCCCGAAATCAACGCAATGGCGACGATCGTTCTGGTGGTTACGGCCGTCGTGGGACTGTACGCCGAACACATCACCCGCCGCGCGAGGACCCGCTGA
- a CDS encoding ABC transporter permease, with protein sequence MADSNRIAGYSAARAAPAPRYSTGMAKIVNSAIYRHTLGAVVETRIGRVILLAGVPLIWLVMLHVGPIYQMLKISLLSHYPIQPGVESHYTLDNYAIFFRESLYFTPLLKSFVFATAATAVTLLVVYPVAYYVAKIVKPEGRTKALLLLLVPFWAGELIRTFSVIMLLANRGGLNVLLREVGIIDRPIPMLYTSFSLGFGLVYLICLYMLLPLYSAIEKIPTQYLDAAADLGAGPFTRFRRIILPLSKDGIVSGCSLVFLTCIGVFATPMLLGGPNTVLFPETISGFFHGASDKWPVGAAFALIMLVTALITAAIFMRLVGGKKRNAF encoded by the coding sequence ATGGCTGACAGCAACAGGATCGCCGGCTATTCGGCAGCGCGCGCCGCGCCCGCGCCCCGATATTCCACCGGCATGGCGAAGATCGTCAATTCCGCGATTTACAGGCATACGCTTGGAGCGGTGGTGGAAACGCGGATCGGGCGGGTCATTCTTCTAGCCGGGGTTCCCCTGATCTGGCTGGTCATGCTGCATGTCGGTCCGATCTATCAGATGCTGAAGATCAGCCTTCTGTCCCATTATCCGATCCAGCCGGGGGTGGAATCGCATTATACCCTCGATAACTATGCAATCTTTTTCAGGGAATCTTTGTATTTTACCCCGTTGCTCAAGAGCTTCGTCTTCGCAACGGCGGCCACTGCCGTCACGCTGCTGGTCGTCTATCCCGTTGCCTATTACGTGGCAAAGATCGTCAAGCCGGAGGGCCGCACCAAAGCCTTGCTGCTGCTGTTGGTTCCCTTCTGGGCCGGTGAACTGATCCGCACCTTTTCCGTGATCATGCTGCTGGCCAACCGAGGCGGGTTGAACGTCCTGTTGCGCGAAGTGGGCATTATCGATCGTCCGATTCCGATGCTCTACACGTCATTTTCGCTCGGCTTCGGTCTGGTTTATCTCATCTGCCTCTACATGCTTCTGCCGCTTTATTCGGCGATCGAGAAAATCCCGACACAATATCTGGACGCTGCGGCCGATCTGGGCGCCGGGCCGTTCACCCGCTTCCGGCGGATCATCCTGCCCTTGTCGAAGGACGGCATCGTGTCTGGCTGTTCGCTGGTTTTCCTCACCTGCATCGGTGTCTTCGCCACGCCCATGTTGCTGGGAGGCCCCAATACCGTGCTTTTCCCTGAAACCATCAGCGGCTTTTTCCACGGCGCCAGCGACAAATGGCCTGTTGGCGCCGCCTTCGCACTCATCATGCTGGTGACCGCCCTGATTACCGCAGCGATCTTCATGCGGCTTGTCGGCGGCAAGAAAAGGAACGCATTCTGA
- a CDS encoding ABC transporter ATP-binding protein, translating to METVVQFENVNKSYGKHLAVDNLNLSIEAGKFVTLLGPSGCGKSTSLRMLGGFETPTSGRILLSGKDVTRVPPNKRNVNIVFQDYALFPHMTVAKNIAFGLELKGFDNRHIHRRVSELLELVQLRDYASRLPAELSGGQRQRVALIRALAPDPAVLLLDEPLSALDAKLRQQMQIELKAIQETTGKTFMFVTHDQEEALTMSDTIVVMNQGRIEQMGDPDTLYGRPGSVFVANFVGETNLLRSTFAGLDGDVAALNWNGITIKANPGGLAPKVGEHLYVVLRPEAIHCSVAEPTSGNRVKGKVRQRVFKGNHTSLLVEVGNGAMLNTLVHPGDVAQLSGEDVWLGWKAETTAVIPDRHAHN from the coding sequence ATGGAAACCGTCGTTCAATTCGAAAATGTCAACAAAAGCTACGGCAAGCACCTTGCTGTCGATAACCTCAATCTGAGCATCGAGGCCGGGAAATTCGTCACCCTGCTTGGTCCGTCCGGTTGTGGAAAATCCACCTCTCTGCGCATGCTCGGTGGCTTCGAGACGCCGACCTCCGGCCGCATCCTGCTAAGCGGCAAAGACGTCACACGGGTTCCGCCCAACAAGCGCAATGTAAACATCGTATTTCAGGACTATGCCCTGTTTCCCCATATGACGGTTGCGAAGAACATCGCTTTCGGACTTGAATTGAAGGGCTTCGACAACCGGCATATTCACAGAAGAGTTTCTGAACTGCTGGAACTCGTCCAGCTGCGGGACTACGCCAGTCGTCTGCCTGCCGAACTATCTGGCGGCCAGCGCCAGCGCGTTGCGCTCATACGTGCGCTTGCGCCGGACCCGGCCGTCCTGCTGCTCGATGAGCCGCTTTCGGCGCTCGATGCCAAATTACGCCAGCAGATGCAGATCGAACTCAAGGCAATCCAGGAGACGACCGGCAAGACCTTCATGTTCGTGACGCACGACCAGGAAGAGGCGCTGACGATGTCGGACACGATCGTGGTCATGAACCAGGGCCGCATCGAACAGATGGGCGATCCCGATACGCTCTATGGGCGGCCCGGCTCCGTCTTTGTCGCCAATTTCGTCGGTGAAACCAATCTGTTGCGCAGCACCTTCGCCGGCCTGGACGGCGATGTTGCAGCCTTGAACTGGAACGGCATCACCATCAAGGCCAATCCGGGCGGGCTGGCGCCGAAAGTTGGCGAGCACCTCTACGTCGTTCTGCGCCCGGAGGCGATCCACTGCTCGGTTGCGGAGCCGACAAGCGGCAATCGCGTCAAAGGCAAGGTTCGTCAGCGCGTGTTCAAGGGCAACCACACATCGCTGCTGGTCGAGGTTGGAAATGGCGCCATGCTCAATACATTGGTGCATCCCGGCGACGTCGCGCAACTGAGCGGTGAAGACGTCTGGCTCGGATGGAAAGCGGAAACCACGGCTGTCATTCCTGACCGGCATGCCCACAATTGA